A genomic stretch from Candidatus Dormiibacterota bacterium includes:
- a CDS encoding nuclear transport factor 2 family protein, producing MKEGLSMADLKEKTRNAIELFNQHRIDEWLKDFTEDAELVSPLSGRIKGRDALRAYFAQMYETYPDIKVTAQRIFNEGNVIVVEYTVTGTNTGPLRLPTGDVLPATNKKVEIAAVDVATNDANARVTSIHQYFDAAGALQQLGLMPAPAAARA from the coding sequence TTGAAGGAGGGCCTGAGCATGGCAGACCTAAAGGAAAAGACACGAAATGCGATCGAGCTATTCAATCAGCATCGCATCGACGAGTGGCTGAAGGACTTCACGGAAGACGCAGAGCTGGTCTCGCCCCTGTCCGGTCGGATCAAAGGACGTGACGCACTCAGGGCTTACTTTGCGCAGATGTATGAAACCTATCCTGACATCAAGGTGACCGCCCAGCGCATCTTCAACGAAGGAAATGTGATCGTCGTCGAGTACACAGTCACCGGAACCAACACTGGCCCGCTCCGCCTGCCGACCGGAGACGTTCTTCCGGCTACTAACAAGAAGGTCGAGATAGCGGCCGTCGACGTCGCGACCAACGACGCCAACGCCAGGGTCACATCGATTCACCAGTACTTTGATGCGGCGGGTGCTCTCCAGCAGCTGGGCTTAATGCCCGCTCCGGCCGCCGCGCGCGCCTGA
- a CDS encoding aspartate kinase has translation MALERRSRGATPRIPESLTRPILVQKFGGTSLSTPARIKRAAKRVAASQRAGYDVVVVVSAMGDSTDHLLGLASQVAKDPTARELDLLLSTGEGVSAPLMSMALNELGVAAVSLLGFQAGIQTDQRHAKARIVGLTPGRIERELAAGRVVVVAGFQGMGDEMEVTTLGRGGSDTTAVALAAALKAQACEIFTDVRGIYTADPRFVPNARLLPHIAYPEMLELASSGARVMHPRAVEIAEAYSMELHVRSSFHAGPGTIISSEATIMEERNRVRGIAHEEHVARLSVVGVPDRPGIAAAIFAPLAEADIAADVIVQTASHEGVTDMSFTVSSADGKQAERIVQGVAKEIGARTVLAQNGLAKVSVIGSGIRGQPGVAATMFRTLSVNGINIEMISTSEVRITCIIDAKKVKDAVAALHEAFKL, from the coding sequence ATGGCACTAGAGCGCCGCTCGCGTGGGGCGACGCCCCGAATTCCTGAGTCCCTTACGCGACCGATCCTCGTTCAGAAGTTCGGCGGCACGTCGCTCAGCACGCCGGCCCGCATCAAGCGGGCGGCCAAACGCGTGGCCGCCAGCCAGCGGGCGGGCTATGACGTCGTCGTCGTCGTGAGCGCCATGGGCGACTCGACCGACCATCTGCTTGGCCTGGCGTCACAGGTTGCCAAAGACCCGACCGCGCGCGAACTCGATCTGTTGCTCTCGACCGGAGAGGGCGTCTCCGCCCCGCTGATGTCGATGGCCCTCAACGAGCTGGGCGTGGCCGCCGTCTCTCTCCTCGGCTTCCAGGCGGGCATCCAGACCGACCAACGACACGCGAAGGCTCGCATCGTCGGCCTCACCCCGGGTCGGATCGAGCGCGAGCTGGCGGCGGGGCGGGTCGTCGTGGTTGCCGGCTTCCAGGGCATGGGCGACGAGATGGAAGTCACCACGCTCGGACGAGGTGGCTCGGACACGACGGCCGTGGCGCTCGCCGCGGCCCTCAAGGCGCAAGCCTGCGAGATCTTCACCGACGTGCGCGGCATCTACACCGCCGATCCGCGATTCGTTCCGAACGCGCGATTGTTGCCCCACATCGCCTACCCAGAGATGCTCGAGCTGGCCAGCTCTGGCGCCCGGGTGATGCACCCGCGAGCCGTCGAGATCGCCGAGGCTTACTCGATGGAGCTGCACGTCCGCTCGAGCTTTCACGCCGGGCCGGGTACCATCATCAGTTCGGAGGCAACGATCATGGAAGAGCGGAATCGGGTCCGGGGCATCGCGCACGAAGAGCACGTCGCCCGGCTCTCCGTCGTCGGCGTCCCAGATCGCCCCGGCATCGCCGCCGCCATCTTCGCGCCGCTGGCGGAAGCCGACATCGCCGCCGATGTGATCGTGCAGACCGCGAGCCACGAAGGTGTCACGGACATGTCGTTCACCGTGTCATCGGCCGACGGCAAGCAGGCGGAGCGTATCGTCCAGGGCGTCGCCAAAGAAATCGGCGCGCGCACGGTGCTCGCGCAAAACGGCCTCGCCAAGGTCTCGGTCATCGGCAGCGGCATCCGTGGGCAACCCGGCGTGGCGGCGACTATGTTCCGCACGCTGTCGGTCAACGGCATCAACATCGAGATGATTTCCACGTCGGAGGTGCGCATCACCTGCATCATCGACGCGAAAAAGGTCAAGGACGCCGTCGCGGCTCTGCACGAGGCGTTCAAGCTGTAG
- the trpE gene encoding anthranilate synthase component I: MSVSLTLDQVKERARQAPMVPIFRDMLSDALTPVTAYAALASDGPAYLLESVERGEQLGRYSFVAADPMAIVTIAGGRATVQDASGRRELDGADPLRALEAYLQTFAAEPAEGLPEGFCGGAVGYLGYEAAGYLEHLPVPAADPLQVADGVFIITDTLACFDHVRHRLKLVTHVRTQRPPIESRYTEAVARLDDLARRLNRTVRLRALEPADRPAGVSLEGRLSQPEFFNAVEQAKSHILAGDIYQVQIAQRFTMPLLADAFDVYRLLRALNPSPYMYFLKLPATTILGTSPEILVTVQGRNVRYRPIAGTRRRGRDAAADQRMEDELRSSEKERAEHVMLVDLGRNDLGRVCETGSVKVTELMNVERYSHVMHLVSNITGRLRADCSPMDALRACFPAGTVTGAPKIRAMEIIAELERERRGVYAGAIGYLSFTGDLDTCIAIRTMVVKDGHATVQAAAGIVADSVPEEEFLETRNKASALLQALAAAG, encoded by the coding sequence GTGTCTGTTTCGCTGACGCTCGACCAGGTCAAGGAACGCGCCCGGCAGGCGCCGATGGTGCCGATTTTTCGCGATATGCTCTCCGACGCGCTGACGCCGGTGACGGCCTACGCGGCGCTGGCGAGCGATGGTCCGGCCTACCTGCTGGAGAGCGTCGAGCGCGGCGAGCAGCTCGGCCGCTACTCGTTTGTAGCGGCCGACCCGATGGCGATCGTGACGATCGCGGGCGGTCGCGCCACGGTACAGGATGCCAGTGGCCGGCGCGAGCTCGACGGAGCGGACCCGCTTCGTGCCCTGGAAGCCTATCTGCAGACATTTGCCGCGGAACCGGCGGAGGGTCTGCCCGAAGGGTTTTGCGGCGGCGCGGTCGGATACCTGGGCTACGAAGCCGCGGGTTATCTGGAGCACCTTCCGGTGCCGGCGGCCGATCCACTGCAGGTGGCCGACGGCGTGTTCATCATCACCGACACGCTCGCCTGCTTCGACCATGTCCGACACCGGTTGAAGCTCGTCACCCACGTCCGCACGCAGCGGCCGCCGATCGAGTCGCGCTATACCGAAGCCGTGGCGCGGCTCGACGACCTGGCCCGCCGTCTGAACCGGACGGTTCGCCTGCGGGCGCTCGAGCCCGCCGACCGGCCGGCCGGTGTCAGTCTCGAAGGTCGGTTGTCGCAGCCGGAGTTCTTCAACGCCGTCGAGCAGGCGAAGTCGCACATCCTTGCGGGTGATATCTACCAGGTGCAGATTGCCCAGCGGTTCACCATGCCGCTCCTGGCCGATGCCTTTGACGTCTACCGCCTTCTACGGGCACTCAATCCCTCGCCCTACATGTATTTCCTCAAGCTGCCCGCGACCACCATCCTTGGCACATCCCCGGAAATCCTTGTGACGGTGCAGGGTCGCAATGTGCGCTACCGGCCGATCGCGGGCACCCGACGGCGAGGTCGCGATGCGGCGGCCGATCAGCGCATGGAGGACGAACTGCGTTCCAGCGAAAAAGAGCGGGCCGAGCACGTGATGCTCGTCGACCTCGGGCGCAATGACCTCGGACGGGTCTGCGAGACGGGGAGCGTGAAGGTGACGGAGTTGATGAATGTCGAACGCTACTCGCACGTGATGCACCTGGTCTCGAACATCACCGGACGGTTGCGCGCCGACTGCAGCCCGATGGATGCCTTGCGCGCCTGTTTCCCGGCTGGCACGGTGACCGGGGCGCCGAAGATCCGTGCCATGGAGATCATCGCCGAGCTCGAACGGGAGCGGCGGGGCGTTTACGCCGGGGCCATCGGTTACCTGAGCTTCACCGGCGATCTCGACACCTGCATCGCGATTCGAACCATGGTGGTGAAAGATGGCCATGCGACGGTTCAGGCCGCCGCCGGCATCGTCGCCGACTCGGTCCCCGAGGAAGAGTTCCTCGAGACGCGCAATAAGGCATCCGCGCTGCTGCAGGCGCTCGCCGCCGCGGGCTGA
- the asd gene encoding aspartate-semialdehyde dehydrogenase yields MTQTLRVGILGATGLAGQQVLAALVQHPWFTVAAVGASESSAGKSLGDALRDPSGASRWFAEGHPDGSLLALRCLNDEQLLAQPLDLVFSAVSKEVAEVWEPRFAERVPVISTASAFRYDPDVPILIPGINDAHAEALHDQRRKRGWRGFIAPIPNCTTAGLAVSLKPLQDAFGVRTVMMTSLQAVSGAGRQGGVLALDVIDNVIPFIPGEEEKVERETKKILGHWGEPAQFTVSCTCTRVNVQDGHLEAVYVGTERPSDAATATAAMERFGVDGLKGLPSAPERLLQVNRDPFRPQPRRDRNAGDGMTVTVGRVRDEPALKGVKYVVVSHNTKLGAGKGAVLAAEWLTREGFITSQTLAWH; encoded by the coding sequence ATGACCCAAACGCTTCGGGTCGGCATCCTTGGCGCGACCGGGCTCGCCGGCCAGCAGGTGCTCGCCGCACTGGTCCAGCACCCGTGGTTCACGGTTGCGGCGGTGGGCGCCTCCGAGAGCTCGGCCGGAAAATCGCTGGGCGACGCGCTCCGCGACCCGTCCGGTGCGAGCCGCTGGTTTGCCGAGGGCCACCCTGACGGGTCGCTGCTGGCGCTCCGCTGCCTCAACGATGAGCAACTCCTCGCGCAGCCGCTCGACCTGGTCTTCAGCGCGGTCTCCAAAGAGGTCGCGGAAGTCTGGGAGCCTCGCTTTGCGGAACGGGTGCCGGTCATCAGCACCGCGTCGGCGTTTCGCTATGACCCCGATGTCCCGATCTTGATCCCAGGGATCAACGACGCGCATGCGGAAGCGCTGCACGATCAGCGCCGCAAACGCGGCTGGCGCGGCTTCATCGCGCCGATCCCCAACTGTACGACCGCCGGGCTGGCCGTCTCGCTGAAGCCGCTCCAGGATGCCTTCGGCGTCCGCACCGTGATGATGACCTCGCTCCAGGCCGTTTCGGGCGCAGGCCGGCAGGGCGGGGTGCTGGCGCTTGACGTGATCGACAACGTCATACCCTTCATCCCGGGCGAGGAGGAGAAGGTCGAGCGCGAGACGAAGAAGATCCTCGGGCACTGGGGCGAGCCCGCGCAATTTACGGTTTCCTGCACTTGCACGAGGGTCAATGTCCAGGACGGACACCTGGAAGCCGTCTACGTGGGGACCGAGCGGCCGTCCGATGCGGCGACGGCCACCGCGGCGATGGAGCGGTTCGGCGTCGACGGGCTCAAGGGTCTGCCCTCGGCGCCCGAACGGCTACTGCAGGTCAACCGCGACCCCTTCCGCCCGCAACCACGCCGCGACCGAAACGCGGGCGACGGCATGACGGTCACGGTCGGCCGCGTGCGCGATGAGCCGGCGCTCAAGGGCGTCAAGTACGTCGTGGTCTCGCACAACACCAAGCTCGGCGCGGGCAAGGGGGCGGTCCTCGCGGCTGAATGGCTGACGCGGGAGGGCTTTATCACGTCTCAAACGCTCGCATGGCACTAG
- a CDS encoding aminodeoxychorismate/anthranilate synthase component II, translating into MNLRDVVLVIDNYDSFTYNLVQYLGELGEQVVVHRNNEITLEQITDLRPVAAVLSPGPGTPADAGICKDLLLELGPTLPMLGVCLGHQCLGEAYGGQVRRAAQVMHGKVSRIMHREQSVFRGLPSPFVATRYHSLVVERDNLPDDLEVTAWTEDGTVMGLRHRQHPLAGVQFHPEAILTEHGHQLLTNFLQDARAWRSTSVTQGDR; encoded by the coding sequence ATGAATCTCAGGGACGTCGTGCTGGTGATCGACAACTACGACTCCTTCACTTACAACCTGGTTCAGTACCTCGGTGAGCTGGGCGAGCAGGTTGTGGTCCACCGCAACAACGAGATCACGCTCGAGCAAATCACGGATCTGCGCCCCGTTGCCGCGGTGCTCTCGCCAGGGCCCGGAACACCTGCCGATGCTGGTATCTGTAAGGATCTCCTCCTCGAGCTAGGCCCGACCCTCCCGATGCTCGGCGTTTGCCTCGGCCACCAGTGTCTCGGCGAAGCCTACGGCGGGCAGGTGCGGCGTGCCGCGCAGGTGATGCATGGAAAGGTCTCGCGCATCATGCACCGGGAGCAATCTGTCTTTCGAGGTCTTCCGAGCCCTTTCGTGGCCACGCGCTATCACTCACTGGTGGTCGAGCGCGACAACCTGCCGGACGACCTGGAGGTCACGGCATGGACGGAGGACGGCACGGTGATGGGACTGCGGCACCGGCAGCATCCGCTCGCCGGCGTGCAGTTCCATCCGGAGGCGATCCTGACCGAGCATGGCCATCAGTTGCTCACGAATTTCCTGCAGGATGCCCGTGCCTGGCGTAGTACGAGCGTCACTCAGGGTGACCGATAG
- a CDS encoding branched-chain amino acid transaminase, whose protein sequence is MAIEPLHPETAPPPPTKAVYGGFAYFKGAIVPFGEANVSIGTHALNYGTACFEGIRGYWNAEQHEIYLLKLAEHYQRFLKSAALLKIKVEENVDQLCELTREIVRRDGYRTDVYVRPIAYKASAMIKVDLHSSEDAVAIFAMPMGAYARIDGLRVTISSWRRVSDNSIPARAKITGAYVNTALATEDANAAGYDDCLMLTEDGHIAEGAAANFFMVQGRTLVTPPVTDDILVGITRAAVMRLALDFELDVVERSIDRTEVYQADEAFLCGTGVQVAPIVEVDGRRVGTGRPGTITMGLQEAYFRAVRGQDPRYRQWCTPVYGGMPRIT, encoded by the coding sequence ATGGCAATCGAGCCCCTGCACCCGGAAACGGCGCCACCCCCGCCAACGAAGGCGGTCTATGGTGGCTTTGCCTACTTCAAGGGCGCGATCGTGCCCTTCGGAGAGGCGAACGTCAGCATCGGCACCCACGCGTTGAACTATGGCACGGCGTGCTTCGAGGGGATCCGCGGGTACTGGAACGCCGAGCAGCATGAGATCTACCTCCTGAAATTGGCCGAGCACTACCAGCGGTTTCTCAAGTCGGCGGCGCTGCTCAAGATCAAGGTCGAGGAGAACGTCGACCAGCTGTGCGAGCTGACCCGCGAGATCGTCCGCCGTGACGGCTACCGGACCGACGTCTACGTCCGGCCGATCGCCTACAAGGCCTCCGCCATGATCAAGGTCGATCTGCACTCGTCCGAGGATGCGGTTGCGATTTTCGCCATGCCGATGGGGGCCTACGCGCGCATCGACGGGCTGCGAGTCACGATCTCCTCCTGGCGGCGGGTCAGCGACAACAGCATCCCGGCCCGGGCGAAGATCACCGGCGCCTATGTCAACACCGCGCTGGCCACGGAAGATGCCAACGCCGCCGGTTACGACGATTGCCTGATGCTCACGGAGGACGGTCACATCGCCGAGGGGGCCGCGGCCAACTTCTTCATGGTCCAGGGCCGAACCCTGGTCACACCCCCCGTCACGGATGACATCCTGGTTGGCATCACCCGCGCCGCCGTCATGCGGCTGGCCCTCGACTTCGAGCTCGACGTCGTCGAGCGAAGCATCGACCGCACCGAGGTTTACCAGGCCGATGAGGCCTTCCTCTGCGGCACCGGCGTCCAGGTGGCGCCGATCGTCGAGGTGGATGGGCGCCGGGTTGGCACCGGCCGGCCCGGCACCATCACAATGGGACTCCAGGAGGCCTATTTCCGCGCGGTGCGGGGCCAGGACCCGCGCTACCGGCAATGGTGTACCCCGGTTTATGGGGGGATGCCCCGAATTACGTAG
- the thrB gene encoding homoserine kinase — translation MSKSAAVRVPASSANLGPGFDVLALALDLHLTVEARESPTTTIIWKGEGAGEVPLNRKNLIVRAAGEPFAGWSRPLTGLELRVKNDIPIGRGLGSSAAGIVAGITLGAKLRGLRMPAQRLLELAIPLEGHGDNLAAALYGGFCIAVIENGGVRVHRLDWPTRWRAVLFVPNDVSPTHEARRLVPRRPTREDAVFNLGRVAEWVLACSQKDRSLVASAMDDRLHQPGRALAYPYLDDTIAAAEQAGALGAALSGAGGSVIAIADRNLAAVGKAMIRAAGSHGIKGSLATLRAAAAGATMK, via the coding sequence GTGTCCAAAAGCGCCGCGGTGCGGGTCCCGGCATCGTCGGCCAACCTCGGACCGGGCTTCGATGTGCTCGCGCTGGCGCTCGATCTGCACCTCACGGTCGAGGCGCGCGAATCGCCGACCACGACGATCATCTGGAAGGGCGAGGGCGCCGGGGAAGTGCCGCTCAACCGCAAGAACCTGATCGTTCGCGCAGCCGGGGAGCCGTTCGCGGGATGGAGCCGCCCGCTGACTGGCCTCGAGCTTCGCGTGAAGAACGACATTCCAATCGGCCGCGGCCTCGGCAGCAGTGCCGCCGGTATCGTCGCCGGGATCACGCTGGGGGCGAAACTGCGCGGCCTGCGAATGCCGGCGCAGCGGCTCCTCGAGCTCGCCATCCCGCTCGAGGGCCATGGTGACAACCTGGCGGCCGCGCTCTACGGTGGCTTCTGCATCGCCGTGATCGAAAACGGCGGGGTGCGCGTGCATCGCCTCGACTGGCCAACTCGCTGGCGCGCCGTCCTCTTCGTTCCGAACGACGTCTCCCCCACTCACGAGGCCCGCCGCCTGGTGCCGCGCCGTCCGACGCGCGAGGATGCGGTATTCAATCTTGGCCGGGTCGCGGAGTGGGTGCTCGCCTGTTCACAAAAGGATCGCTCGCTGGTCGCCAGCGCGATGGACGACCGGCTGCATCAGCCCGGGCGGGCGTTGGCCTATCCCTATCTCGACGACACCATCGCGGCGGCCGAGCAGGCCGGTGCGCTGGGCGCGGCGCTCAGCGGCGCGGGCGGCAGTGTGATCGCCATCGCGGATCGGAACCTTGCGGCCGTCGGCAAAGCGATGATCAGGGCCGCCGGCTCGCACGGGATCAAGGGGAGCCTGGCCACGCTGAGGGCCGCGGCGGCTGGCGCCACCATGAAATGA
- the thrC gene encoding threonine synthase, translating to MKQLRCRECGRLREFEPAYVCEHCFGPLEVAYDLDAVRERVSRDSIAKGPNTIWRYRELLPAPNGEPIDLGTGFTPLVKAPNLGKVLGLDHLYLKNDTVNPTGSFKDRNVAVATNFALSYGFDTLSCSSTGNLAGSVAAYAARAGMRALVFIPADLEPGKVGAASAYGAMVVEVNGTYDDVNRLCVELADLYGWAIVNVNLRPFYSEGSKTLAFEVVEQLGWRAPDHIVVPVAAGSLLAKTAKAFQELVGVGLVDRVATRIHAAQAEGCAPVSTAIQDGRDQVTPVRPNSIAKSLAIGNPADGRYATRAVRASGGWGTACREDAVQEAMALLAETEGVLSEPAGGVVVAGLKELIGTGRIQRKETVVICVTGNGLKTTELFDVRDGHRLHLAKPRASEFETALAAAEKAPASVA from the coding sequence GTGAAGCAGTTGCGCTGTCGGGAGTGCGGACGATTGCGGGAGTTCGAGCCCGCCTACGTCTGCGAGCACTGTTTCGGACCGCTCGAGGTCGCCTACGACCTCGACGCCGTCAGGGAGCGGGTCAGCCGCGACTCGATCGCGAAGGGACCGAACACCATCTGGCGCTATCGCGAGCTGCTGCCCGCCCCGAACGGCGAGCCCATCGACCTGGGGACTGGCTTCACGCCGCTGGTGAAAGCCCCCAACCTCGGGAAGGTCCTCGGCCTCGACCATCTCTATCTGAAGAACGACACGGTGAACCCGACGGGCTCGTTCAAGGATCGCAACGTGGCGGTCGCCACCAACTTCGCGCTCTCCTACGGCTTCGACACGCTCTCCTGCTCCTCCACCGGTAACCTCGCCGGCTCGGTCGCCGCCTACGCGGCGCGCGCGGGAATGCGCGCGCTCGTCTTCATCCCCGCCGATCTGGAGCCGGGCAAAGTCGGCGCCGCGAGCGCCTACGGCGCCATGGTCGTGGAGGTCAACGGCACCTACGACGACGTCAACCGGCTGTGCGTCGAGCTCGCCGATCTGTACGGCTGGGCGATCGTCAACGTCAACCTCCGGCCCTTCTACTCCGAAGGGAGCAAGACGCTAGCGTTCGAGGTGGTGGAACAGCTCGGCTGGAGGGCGCCCGATCACATCGTCGTCCCCGTCGCCGCGGGGTCCCTGCTCGCCAAGACCGCCAAAGCGTTCCAGGAACTCGTCGGCGTCGGCCTCGTCGACCGGGTCGCCACGCGGATCCACGCCGCGCAGGCGGAAGGCTGCGCCCCGGTCAGCACCGCGATCCAGGATGGCCGCGACCAGGTCACGCCGGTGCGGCCGAATAGCATCGCGAAGTCACTGGCGATCGGCAACCCCGCCGACGGCCGCTACGCTACACGGGCGGTGCGCGCATCGGGAGGGTGGGGCACCGCCTGCCGCGAGGACGCGGTCCAGGAAGCGATGGCACTGCTGGCCGAGACCGAGGGCGTCCTGAGCGAGCCCGCCGGTGGCGTCGTGGTCGCCGGGCTCAAGGAGCTCATCGGCACCGGCCGCATCCAGCGGAAGGAAACCGTCGTGATCTGCGTCACCGGCAACGGCCTGAAGACGACTGAGCTCTTCGATGTCCGCGATGGGCATCGGCTGCACCTGGCGAAGCCCCGCGCGTCGGAGTTCGAGACGGCGCTGGCCGCTGCGGAAAAAGCGCCCGCCAGCGTCGCATGA
- a CDS encoding methylglyoxal synthase, whose protein sequence is MKLASNRERPRLAIIAHDGKKADLVAFATFNRSRLQEYDIVATGATGDLLRDKVGLDVERVTAGPHGGDVQIASRVVEGDIDAVLFMVDPLDKHPHDPDIQTLLRICNVCNIPLATNIATADVLISSPLLLEFRAAAS, encoded by the coding sequence GTGAAGTTAGCTTCGAATCGTGAGCGGCCGCGTCTGGCGATCATTGCGCATGACGGCAAGAAGGCAGACCTGGTCGCCTTTGCGACATTCAACCGCAGCCGCCTGCAGGAGTACGACATCGTCGCCACGGGGGCGACCGGTGACCTGTTGCGCGACAAGGTCGGGCTCGACGTCGAGCGGGTGACGGCTGGGCCGCATGGCGGCGACGTCCAGATTGCCAGCCGCGTGGTCGAGGGCGACATCGACGCGGTCCTCTTCATGGTGGACCCACTGGACAAGCATCCTCATGATCCCGATATCCAGACGCTGCTCCGAATCTGCAACGTCTGCAACATTCCGCTGGCCACGAATATCGCTACCGCGGATGTGCTGATCAGCTCGCCGCTCCTCCTGGAGTTCCGAGCCGCCGCGAGCTGA